A region of the Vanrija pseudolonga chromosome 2, complete sequence genome:
TTCCGCCAATCACCGCATCGTTGATCTGGCCGATATCGAGGAGCAATTCCTCCAGGCAAGACATAATGCGGAGGAGTTGAAGCTCCGGGTCGAGGAACTTCAAGCTGGGCCTGGGTTTTACGCCGTCAGCGCGCCGTCAAGCTCTGCTCCAGGTAGTGTCTCACAGACGCTGGGTGCAGAGATGCTGCGACAGTACGGGCTCATTGGAGCCGAGCCCAGCTCACCTCTGGCACCGCGTGCAAGGAAGTCTTCTCGCCGACTGGTATGCCTCTTTGTCGCTTGGATGACCACTGACCATCTCAGCGCCGCCCCCCGATCCCTCCGTCGCCCCGGCCTGATGTAGAGTGTCTTAGCActgagctcgagaaggccgactCGGATCCCAActccgaggacgacgataACGACAGCAGCGATGAGGACGACAacaccgaggtcgacccAGATGACTCGTTGGCCGACGTGTCGATCGATGTTCCATCAACTCCCTTGCCGGACTCGcctgccgacggcgacaggtCGATGACCTCGCCCCCTTCATACAGCGGAAGCCCGAGGGGTGCGGAGCAACTGTTAGAAGCAGGCCCTTCGGTCGAAGCTGGCCCGTCCGATGCCAAGGCTACCCTCGAACCGACCAAAGTGGCATCGGTTGAGGCGGAGCCGAGGCCGGTCGTCAAGCACGAGTCGAAGGGCGTCATGACCACCGACATCGTGGCGGCGACCCAAGCTACAGCGCCTGTCGCGGAGATTGCCGTGGCGACGACTGAAGCGACAGCCCCCGTCACGGGggttgtcgacgacaagaATGCGGAACCGATCTGCAATAACCCCCGTCACGTTAACTGGGCGGTTCTGGCCGCGTTTATTGTGGTCGCTTTCGCTGGTGAGTCGGATCTCGTGTGCCTGTTGTCGCCCAGCTCACACATTGCAGTTGGTGTGGGCTTTGGAGCACAGAAGCTGTCTTCAGGAACACCGCTCCCGTCCCTCGTGTACGACCCGTACGGACATATCCACACGATCACATCGGCCACGGGTCTCCCCTACTCGGCGTGGCACCGCAAGGGAAAGACGAATGTCATGGAGAACCGTGGTCGCCTtcgtcgcggccgtgtcCCCACATAGATGTGCCTACTGCAATTATGGCACACTGTGATCATTTCATCCACTAGTTTAATGTCTGTACTTTAATCGTAATGTTTGCATAGAGAGAGTGATGTAACGAGTCATGGTTTATGAGACGTTGGGGGGTCCTCCACTCACCTTGCGCTTGACCGTCATGGTTGTTTACTTACGTAATTCCACGTGGGCCCCTGActggacgcgacgcgaccgtgttgacaatgtcggcgcGTCTTGATGGCTGTTGATTTGTGCCGCCGCTTTGATTTCTCTCGAGTCTCCTCTACTCAactcacacacaccctcGCCATGTTCAAACCATCAACACGGCACAATGTgccagcggcgacagcgcaCGACGTCAAGTTGCATAAGCGagcgtcggccgcgagcggaCGGTATCCCTTCCGGCTTAACTTGTGAGATTTGCATTGCTACTGGACCGTgagctcacaccgcagctACGACCGGCCACCGTTGCTCGACATCACGCTGGACGAGTTTGAGACGTgcgcgctcgagcggctGCGCGTGCTGTCGTACCTCGAGTCGCTGTCGCACCGCAACCTGCCCGCGGCGCAGTTTGCGACCGCGCTGGCGACCTACACAAAGGAGCACCTGCCGCTGTCGAGCAACACGGCGCGgctcgccaacctcgaggacgagcggcggcgcgacgagatcGGGCACTGGGTGCTGCGGCTATCCTTCTCGCGGAGccccgagctgcgcgcgcgctttgtgcgcgccgagacggcgctCTTCAAGCACCGCttcgagagcgacgacgcaggcgagcgcgccgccttcctccgcgGCCTGAGCCTCGACTGGGTCGTCGTcacggacgacgagaaggccgcgctcgcgcccaagCTCCGCGCGTGCATGCCGTGGAGCACCAAGGACGACGCGTTCCGCGCCGAGTCGTTCTTCAAGGTGCCGTGGAGCGGCGTGCCAGACCTCATtgccacgcgccgcgtgtACGTGTCGGCAGGGTACGCGTACGTGCCGCAGTCGCTGCAGATCAGCCTGGTGCTCCAGGCGTTCTCGACGCGcctggagcgcgcgctcgagcacacGGCGCGTAACTTGCCCCGtatggacgaggacgagcgcctcggccccgtgattgaccacctcgccgcgagcttcctcgccggcgtcggcgcgggcgactATGCGCCGACCGAgtcgggcgcggcggtgacTGCCGAGATGGTTGACGACGTCGCACGCAAGCACTTCCCGCCGTGCATGCTCAACCTGTACGACCGGCTCAAGCGCGACCACCACCTGAAGCACTTTGGCCGGCTGCAGCTCGGCTTGTTCCTCAAGGGAATCGGGctgccgctcgacgaggcgatcgTGTTCTGGCGCCGCATGTACGGGGCGACGATGAGCGACGACAAGTTCAACAAGGAGTACAAGTACAACATCCGCCACTCGTACGGCCAGGAGGGCCGGCGCGCAAACTACTCGCCCAAGAGCTGCCAGCAGATCCTGACGGCCAACCAGCCCGGCACGCAGGACAGCCATGGCTGCCCGTTCCGCCATTTCTCGCCCGAGAACCTCCAGtccttcctcgtcgacaagtACCGCATCGACCGGAGCGGGCCAGAGATGCGCGATATCATGGACAGCGTCAAGGCGAGCCACTACCACGTCGCGTGCACGCGCTTGTTCGAGGTCACGCACGGcgtcaagaagggcgaggggCTGGGCAACGCAGAGAGCGTCAGCCATCCCAACAAGTACACGGATAGGAGTCGCGAGCTGGAGAAGTGAgtgagagcgagcgagcacgcgcagcgtgcgaGCCGGTACTGGTTGAGGCAAGGACAACCCGCTGACGCTTCCCAGGGAGACActcgcggccaagggcgAAGATGTTGTCATGGCCGAGGCGTGAGGTCGCGGGGCCAGCTTGAGATTAGGCATAGATGCCGTGTACATGCATTGTGTAGTTCTTCAGCCGGCCGCAACGCACACAACACAGCAGCACACTTCACAACTCTTGCATTTCTTCAAACTGTACACACTCGTTTGTGTTTACGTTTACGTTTAGGTGTTTTGGTAGTTACAAGATTGGTACGTACACCCAGCGTATGAGCGTGGGATGTTGttacacacacacacgctaCGCGATGTTGTagacgacgcgggcgccgACCCACGCGTAGCGGTAGTTGCCCTGGTACCAGTTGCGGAAGCTCTCGCGGCCCGCAATCTGGGGGACGGTGGCGAAcgagccgccgagctgcgatGTCAGTCGATGGTCCCTAACGTACATCTGCTACCAACTCACCACAACGTAGTGCTTCTCGTCGAAGAAGTCGGACGAGTACCCGGGGTACAGCTTGCTCGCGACGTAGCCGTCAAACGGCTCCATCTTGGTCGCGGTCCACTCCCACACACCGCCGTTGTGACCGTGGATGACGGTGCCGGCGTTGTCAAGGGTGGTGAGCTGGGgcctgggggtgggtgtcagATACAGCTGGGTGGTGAATCACATCACACTCACGGGATGGGGTGCCAGTTCTTGAAGCCCACGTTGGCTGTCGGGCCGGTGGGGCGCGGGCCCTCGGGGTGCTTCCAGAGCGCGCGGAGCTCAGCCTCGGTGGGAAGgcggccgccgaccgacgcggcgTACGCCACAAACTCGTCGCGGCTCGCCATGAGCGGCCACGAGCCAGCGATGCTGAACGGTACCGGGCCGTACAGACTCTTAACGTGCCACTCGCCGTTGACCTGCACCCATGACGCCGGGGCAGTCTCAGCTACGAGGTACGGGAGCTTGCCGGTCAGGTCGAGGAAGCGGCGGTACTGGCCATTCGAGATGGGGAGCGCATCGACGCGGAACGGCTTGACCGTGACGCGGTGGGCGGAGTGCTCGTTGTCCCAGCCAAACTCGTGCTCCTTCCAGTTTGTGGCAGTggcgtcgtccgcctcgaggtcgtcgtggccgaggGTCACGACCGTCTCGGGGACATTGAGGATCATCTTGCCCCCcttggccgtggcggccgagcgctCGGCAGCCCAGTGGGCCTTGAGGACCTCCCATTGCGGGACAGCAGTGGGAGGGCGGGTGAGAGGCGACTGGAAGAGCATGTACAGCAGCGTCTCAGCGTGCATCGCCTCGTGCTCAAAGCCCATGAAGATGGAGCGGGCTTCGTGGCGGGTAAGGACCTTGCCGGCCTCAGCCTCGTCGTAGATCTTGCGGAGACGCGCGCGAACGCGGTCGCGGAAACCAAtgatctcgtcgaggacgggcCAGTCCTCTTCGCACTTGGGCACCTCGGAGTGCGAGTGGATCTTGGTCGGATCGTCGACGTCCGGGTCGATGCCGCGCTCGAAGATGTCCTTGAAGTACACGGGCTCAGAGTGAGTGCCGTCCGTGATCCTCGAGAGGTAGATGTCGAGGAAGGTCGGGATGTGGCCCAGGTAGAAGAGGCAGATGTGGCGGAGGTCGATGGGCTTCTGGTGAAGCATCTCCTTGGGGATCATGTCGAGGGTGATGTGGTCCCAGAGCTTCCACATGGCCTCCCATTCGTcccacgacgcgacgcccTTGGGGAGGCTGACAATCTGCTTGTCCGCGGCCTCCTCATCGGCCTGGACAGGCTTGTCGATAAAGCGGACATCGGGGCGCTCAAGCACCCAGAGACGGTACTCGGACTCTGGCGCCTTCCACgagtcgacgacacggaggTCAGCTGCCTCGAAGAGCGCTAGGGCCTCAGCAAGCGAGTACTAAAAGTCCAGTCAGCTTCGAGTCCATTCTTAGCCTTCGGTTCCGGGCCTACCTTGTAGCTCCACTCAATGTGGAGGAGTTCGTCCTTATCAAGGGTGACGTCGCGGTCAAGGCCTGGCAGATGAAGGGTCTGCTGATCCTTGGAGCGGAAATAGGCCTCGTGGCGGCCTAAGGTGGCTCGTTAGTCATCATCCCGTGTGTGTGACGTGGACGTCCACTCGCGCCTACCACTTACCAAGAATTTCGTTGTAGCGGCCTACAAACTCGACCTTGTGGTCCTtgcccaggccgagctcggccatggCCACGTCCCAGCCGTGCTCTTCGAACGCGCGGGTGTGGCCCTGGGGATCGTTGTaagcgacctcgaccttgtgGCGGCCCTCTGCGCccggcgccgggcggccgtcgaggcctAGGAGGAGAGTGTCGCCCGGACGGAGAGGAAGGGAGCGAAGGAAGGGCGCAGCCGACTCGCGGTCAAAGTTGCCGAGCGACGAGCCCAGGAAGAGGAAGTGGACGGGCCGGTCCTCAGCGTGCGGTGTGGCgggcggagcgcgaggcgtagccgccggcgcaggggtggggcgaggcgcaggcggcgcggtcCACTTGGAGCCCATCGACGTCGCGAGGACGgggatgtcgtcgtcggccgcgacgccagccTCGTGCGTGGTCGCCATCATGGCGGGCGTGATAAGGTTGTCGGAGTGCACGCTGttgggcgagctcgagagcTCAGCGGTCGAAGGCTGCGTGCTGGGGGACGAAGGCTCGTCCGGCGAGCCGTGTCCAGAAGCGGCGAGAGAAGCAAGGCCACCCTCGCGAACGAGCTTCAGACCGGCAGTGTAGTCGCCGTGCAGGCCGACGGTCGTCACGCGGCCGCTAAGCGTGTTGCCGTACCTCTTGTCCATCTGCTTGAGCACACGTGCAAGCTCAGGCCGAGACAGATCAAGCGCATGGTACGTGATCGGTGCTGGGGTGTCGATACCCTTTGGCGCCGGGGGGAGCGCCTCTGCGAGCGCTGTGAGGAGGTGTGCCGTCTTGTGCAGTGcactgaggaggaggatcAGCGTATGAATGGAGGTTACGACTCACCCTGCACCtagctcgacgacgtcccAACCTCGATCCCAGCCCCCGCCTAGCCCCTCCTCGGCATTCACACCGCCGTTGAAGCGCCCGACATCGACGTCTCCCCAGCGCGCCGGACGCCAGTCCTTGACGGGAGGGAAGaagagctcctcgagcaccttaTCTCCgccctcctgctcctcgggctGTTCGTAGCCGTTACCAGGGAAGCCCATGGCGCGCACAATCTCGTGGCCGTGCGActtgaggaggttgagctcgtcggcaaagAGGTAGTACTCTGGGGCATCGGCCGTGATGCGGTCGTACAGGCTGGTGGGGTGGTCAGTCTTGGTTGGCCCTTATcacggcgacgaccgtgCGTTATCGCGATGGCCGCGATGGGCAGTCGCCACCCTTGCTCGGCAGTCGGCACTCACCGGAGACCAGCGGCATCGTACAGCACGACAGTGGGCACTGAGCGCTTGTATGCCCACGCCTTGTCGCTCTCCGTGTTACCGGGGATGGTGGGCtggtcggtgccggcgaggCCACGCTCAATCTGGTCGCGGAGAGGCTCCACTACCGagtcgctgccggcggcaacaTCCGGCAGTGTGTATATCTGTGTACCGGCCATGTTGAAGGTGGTAAAGGAGAAGAATGGGGGGCTAGTGTGACATGGGTCGCGGTGCTTATAAGACGGGGCAcgcatgctgctgctgctgctgctgctggcaccGGTGCACGGCGTGAGTCAGTAGGTTTGGCTGGGCATGTTGTGCAGGTCAGGTCGGTTGactgtgctgctgctgcttgctgttGTCGCATACCCCCGTGCTTTGCTTGGTAACGGCATGCAAGCCGCCCTTGATACCCAATTGTGGACGGTATGGATCAGACACCGCCTCGGCTCCTACGCCTCTGACGCATCCAGATGTAAACGAATACGAGGCGAGTCAATCTAGTACCGGCCCCGGTGaccgggggcggcgagggaaggaagagggaggggagggagggggcggaCAAGCATCTCGACCGGGGCCATGACGTCGCCCTCCACGTCTTACCCCGGGAGCTTGTTTTAGCAGACAGAAACGTGTGTGGCtcgggggggggggggggtgtgTGGCTGGGGTGAACGGTGATGTGTTGATGGCGAGCAGAGGTCAAGATGTGGTGAGGAGCGGAGTGGGGTGGAAGTGAGCTCGGCATCAGGGGCAGGGTCGACGTTGATATCAGCTGCTATCGATAATCTCGACgacgtgacgacgacggcaagagcACGCATCCGGCCACTACATCCATCGTCAATACCAGAATCAATGGCGTGCTCACTGCACCACAATCTTATCATCCTTGTTCCTACGCCAATGCATCCAATACACATCGCATCTTGTCCACCTGACCTGGCGCATCGCAAGCATCATGCTCATCAGCAACACCTAGATAACCCTCCTCATCACATCTTGGCCTCTGCTCGCTACATCTTGTCTCCCCCTCGCCACTCTAAACCAGTAGGCTCTACTAAAGCCCGCAGCTGCGGTGATTCCGAGGCCCCCAAACCTATTAGCTTTCCCACATCAACTCACATAACGATGTGCCTCTGGATCCATTCGGAAACCTGTTACATCATAGCCCGGATGCTCTTCCTAATGCCTTGGCACCAGTTGATTTGGTTTAGCCCCCGTGGCCAGTCTAACCTTGAGAAGGGCCCGACCCTTGACAATATCACGTGACTTAAAAACCACGTGTTGAGTGACTTTGACACGTGGGTGACACATGTATCTATTTACGTAACCTCACGTGACCGATATTGACGCCCTTCTCAAATGACCAGATGCAACACCATTGTGAGCGCACTGTGAATGTTGAGACGgacaacgacaacggcaGACACCAACAACATCgaccatcgacgacgacgacgggcgacCGTCGCCATCACTCAAGATCCACACACTCTTCCATCTCCGTCACTCTCACCACACACCCTCCAATCTCCTCATGAGATTACACCGTTTTCCCTAGGCCAAACGCATCCGGTTTCATCCCCTCCATTCCCCCGCCACCATGCGCTTCGCCTACCCAgagtccgactcggacgaggaggactaTGTCGTCGACCCCGTCGCTCTCAACGACAGCTACTCGTCAGACGAGTCTGACCATATTCCTGATTTTACTCGGTGGGTCTCTTGAAAAAGCAACGCGCTCTAAGTCTCCAGCCAAACGCGCACCCGGCTCGGACAAGACATCCGCGACATGCTCGCCTCATCGGGCTCCGAAGCAGAgtccgaggacgaggtcaacGACCTGATCCTGGGTGGTGGAGGATCGGGCTCGCCATCCAAGACGAAGAATGCCTGGCGATCACCACAGTGCGTGTCATCCTCGTTTCCCAGAACCCCAGCTGATCGGGCGCAACAGGAAGGAGCAACCTCGCAagcccgccccacccacccttcGCGCTCAGCTCTCGTACTCGACGTCCAAGAAGGCGGGCCCCAGCTGGAAGCCTTACGAGCCGACtgttgccgacgagctgaaGGAGTCGCAGAGCGAGTACAGCCTTTGGCTCAAGTCTGTCGAGGCGGAAGCCTGGCGTGAGGGCCACCTCGTTGCCATCGATCGGCGCCAGAAGCTTCGCGACATTAACCGCAAGATTCGCGCACAGCAGGAGGCAGCACGCCAGGCCAAGCGTGACAGAGATGCGCAGGAGCTGGGGCGCATGCTGGAAGGCCTCACCGTCAGGCAGAAgcaggaagaggacgagATGGCCAAGCGGTTCGCGCAGCGGACAGCACAGCTCTGGGAGGTAAGTGTCATTGTTGTCGGTTGTCTCGGCTTTGTTGCTAATTCGCAGGCTGTCGATGCGGCtgtcaaggaggccgagcgtcGCCAGGCAGAAGAGCAAGTGGCTGCTGCAGAAGCTGCCCGCAAGcagaaggaggaggaagcagcccgtgttgctgctgccgagaaggccgcgcaGGACCGCAAGGCTGAGCAGGAGCgccaggccaaggaggctgccgagggtGAGGCTGCTGCaaaggccgagcgcgacaagCAGGAGGCCGACCAAGCtgcccacaccgccgccgtcaaggcgCAGGAGGACAAGCAacgtgcagcggcggctgaACAGAACCGCGGATCAACTGAGTGGAGCCGTTGGGTCGAAGTTCAGAAGAAGATGAAGCGCGACGTCATCGAAGTCGTCAAGGCAGACAAGAATCTGATCAAGGAGCTCCGGCCTGGCATGCGCCTCATGACCCGCAGCCTCGGGCAGGTTATCAACACCAAGGAGACGATCGTGCGAGTGGTGAGTTTGCGGTGACTACTAGGGCTGATGTATCAAGACCAACGACATCCACTCTCTGCTCTCCGAGAGGCTACCAGCACCCGTGTCGGCTTCCTCGCCTAGCACAATAGACACTCTGGTCCCCGCCTATGGCTACTTGTTATCGCACCTTTCCAAGGCGCTCATCAAGCAGGCCGAGAACGAGGTCAGCGCGAAGGCAGAGGCTGGCTTCCCGCTTGCTAGAGTAGTCTTAGGCCTCATCCTCCGCGGCCATGGCGCCTTCGCCCAGGTGCTCTACGCGCGTCTTGTCAAGAAGTGCCCATGGGTTGTCCCCTACCTGCCTTCTCGCGCCGAGGTGAGTAACTGTCCCCCAAACCCAGCTCACCCCGCAGAACCAGCCGCGTGAGGAATACGAGAAGTCGACGGGCCGCACCGCGGACGAGTCCCTCGCAGAGTACATTGCGCGGATGTCGGGCATCGCG
Encoded here:
- the pri2 gene encoding DNA primase large subunit, yielding MFKPSTRHNVPAATAHDVKLHKRASAASGRYPFRLNFYDRPPLLDITLDEFETCALERLRVLSYLESLSHRNLPAAQFATALATYTKEHLPLSSNTARLANLEDERRRDEIGHWVLRLSFSRSPELRARFVRAETALFKHRFESDDAGERAAFLRGLSLDWVVVTDDEKAALAPKLRACMPWSTKDDAFRAESFFKVPWSGVPDLIATRRVYVSAGYAYVPQSLQISLVLQAFSTRLERALEHTARNLPRMDEDERLGPVIDHLAASFLAGVGAGDYAPTESGAAVTAEMVDDVARKHFPPCMLNLYDRLKRDHHLKHFGRLQLGLFLKGIGLPLDEAIVFWRRMYGATMSDDKFNKEYKYNIRHSYGQEGRRANYSPKSCQQILTANQPGTQDSHGCPFRHFSPENLQSFLVDKYRIDRSGPEMRDIMDSVKASHYHVACTRLFEVTHGVKKGEGLGNAESVSHPNKYTDRSRELEKETLAAKGEDVVMAEA
- the Gle1 gene encoding Nucleoporin GLE1 encodes the protein MRFAYPESDSDEEDYVVDPVALNDSYSSDESDHIPDFTRQTRTRLGQDIRDMLASSGSEAESEDEVNDLILGGGGSGSPSKTKNAWRSPQKEQPRKPAPPTLRAQLSYSTSKKAGPSWKPYEPTVADELKESQSEYSLWLKSVEAEAWREGHLVAIDRRQKLRDINRKIRAQQEAARQAKRDRDAQELGRMLEGLTVRQKQEEDEMAKRFAQRTAQLWEAVDAAVKEAERRQAEEQVAAAEAARKQKEEEAARVAAAEKAAQDRKAEQERQAKEAAEGEAAAKAERDKQEADQAAHTAAVKAQEDKQRAAAAEQNRGSTEWSRWVEVQKKMKRDVIEVVKADKNLIKELRPGMRLMTRSLGQVINTKETIVRVTNDIHSLLSERLPAPVSASSPSTIDTLVPAYGYLLSHLSKALIKQAENEVSAKAEAGFPLARVVLGLILRGHGAFAQVLYARLVKKCPWVVPYLPSRAENQPREEYEKSTGRTADESLAEYIARMSGIATLYFAILQTPIGTLVPTVNAQPTPQQLSALIPAELRLPATWTWLASILRPSLSVQKPVAHLIALLLDTDGSEMVRIFGVGQVGKLLDAVSAALDAGKIPGDSDASQARLRLLLERWQQKRSLPPPEGRMWEV
- the egt-1_0 gene encoding Ergothioneine biosynthesis protein 1 encodes the protein MRAPSYKHRDPCHTSPPFFSFTTFNMAGTQIYTLPDVAAGSDSVVEPLRDQIERGLAGTDQPTIPGNTESDKAWAYKRSVPTVVLYDAAGLRLYDRITADAPEYYLFADELNLLKSHGHEIVRAMGFPGNGYEQPEEQEGGDKVLEELFFPPVKDWRPARWGDVDVGRFNGGVNAEEGLGGGWDRGWDVVELGAGALHKTAHLLTALAEALPPAPKGIDTPAPITYHALDLSRPELARVLKQMDKRYGNTLSGRVTTVGLHGDYTAGLKLVREGGLASLAASGHGSPDEPSSPSTQPSTAELSSSPNSVHSDNLITPAMMATTHEAGVAADDDIPVLATSMGSKWTAPPAPRPTPAPAATPRAPPATPHAEDRPVHFLFLGSSLGNFDRESAAPFLRSLPLRPGDTLLLGLDGRPAPGAEGRHKVEVAYNDPQGHTRAFEEHGWDVAMAELGLGKDHKVEFVGRYNEILGRHEAYFRSKDQQTLHLPGLDRDVTLDKDELLHIEWSYKYSLAEALALFEAADLRVVDSWKAPESEYRLWVLERPDVRFIDKPVQADEEAADKQIVSLPKGVASWDEWEAMWKLWDHITLDMIPKEMLHQKPIDLRHICLFYLGHIPTFLDIYLSRITDGTHSEPVYFKDIFERGIDPDVDDPTKIHSHSEVPKCEEDWPVLDEIIGFRDRVRARLRKIYDEAEAGKVLTRHEARSIFMGFEHEAMHAETLLYMLFQSPLTRPPTAVPQWEVLKAHWAAERSAATAKGGKMILNVPETVVTLGHDDLEADDATATNWKEHEFGWDNEHSAHRVTVKPFRVDALPISNGQYRRFLDLTGKLPYLVAETAPASWVQVNGEWHVKSLYGPVPFSIAGSWPLMASRDEFVAYAASVGGRLPTEAELRALWKHPEGPRPTGPTANVGFKNWHPIPPQLTTLDNAGTVIHGHNGGVWEWTATKMEPFDGYVASKLYPGYSSDFFDEKHYVVLGGSFATVPQIAGRESFRNWYQGNYRYAWVGARVVYNIA